The Myotis daubentonii chromosome 1, mMyoDau2.1, whole genome shotgun sequence genome includes the window GCAGGAAAGGGGTGCCCGCAGGCACTGAGCTCGGGGCCACGAGGGGCCCCTCGGTAGGTGCAGCCACAGGGGACAGCTTGCCCTCGGGGAGCATGGGGCATGGGGAGTAGCCCCCACACTGCAGCCCATCTTGGCTGCAATACAGGTAGAAGCTGCCTAGCGCAGTGAGCTCAGGCCGACCACACAGCCCACTGTAGTCGGCGGGGTTGCCAGGCATAGGCAGGAGGGACAGCTGGGGTGTAGGGAAAGAGGGCTGGTGCAGTTCCTGCTTGGGGGCAGGTGACTCCTCTCCTGGGCGCCCAGGCTCTGGCTTCAGGGCTGCCTGTCCACCCATCAGCAGGGGCAAGTGGGGGCGCAGCCCTAAGGGGCTCTCCAGAGCCTTGCTCAGGGGCTGGTAAGGTAGCTGGCTGGATGGTCCATGAGGGGTTGCAGATAACCATGGCTCCTCAGGGCAACCTTGCCAGCTGGGTGGGCTTGCAGCCTCCCCAGAGCCAACCCCCTGCTGGGCCTTGGGGTAGTTCTTGCCATTGACTTTGGCCCACTTTGGCCTCAGAGCCTTCAgtgctggtggctcagtggagcgCCTGTCTGCTTCTGTGTGGGCACGAGGTGGTCGCAGGGGTAGCTCCCGCTCCTGGCTCAGCTTTAGGAAGGCAGCtgcattcaggctggccagtctCTTGGGAGCTAGGTCACCATCTCGGCGGGCACCTTCATCCGGTGCTGGCTCTGGGGACAGATCCCGACTTTCTCCTCCGCGGTCCTCCAGTCGTGGCCGCTTCTTGGAGGAAGACCAGCCTCCAGTGGCCCTGTCACGGTCCCGACTGTGGTGGTGGTCTCCGCCTCGACTGCGGCGGCTGCCCGCCAGGCTGCTGGCGTCCTCCCGCTCCAGCAGCAGGTTATTCAGGGCCTCGGCATTGAGGGAGGCCAGGCGCCGCTTGCGGGGCTGGGTGAGGCCAGTGTCCTCACTGGATGGATCCGGGCTGGGGGGTTTGGGAAGGTCAGGGGGCAGCTCATCAGCCTCATCTGCACTCCGTGGATCGGCCACATTTTCTAGGCGAGTCAGCAGCACTTTGCAGGCCTTGGGCTTCTCAGGAACCAAGGGACGCTTACGCAGTGGGTAGTTCTTGCGGCGCCCTGTGAGGTGCCCTGGGCTCTCAGGCATGCCTGGGTCCATACCCTCCGCCCCCTGCTCCATATTGCTGCCTTCCATTTGCAGGGGCTCCCGGCGGCCAATGGGGCCCGAACTCAGCATGGGAAGGGACTTCCTCCGAGTGTGTGTCATGAAGTACCTCCAATCtgcaggagagaaggaaggcaATGAGAaaagcctgccctgccctgccctgcttttCCCCCCACTGCAGCCTATCCAGCCCCACCTACAGTAACTCCGGCCTCCCCTCACCCATCTCCAGCCTGGATTTTCACGGGATCCTCTTCCACAGTGCAAAAGTTCAATGAGGTCAGGGTATCAGCAGCTGTGCAAGGAATGGCTGCCccattcttcttttattttttaaatatatttttattgatccgagagaggaagggagagggagagacagaaacatcaatgatgagagagaatcattgattggctgctttctgcacaccccctactggggattgagcccacaacctgggcatgtgcccttgaccagaattgaacctgggacccttcagtcctacactctatccactgagccaaaccagctagggctgtcccATTCTTCTTTTAGTCTAGGGCCCTTCTTTGAACTAAGCCCTGGGAGAGCCTACAGAGCAATGCAGGCCCCAGGGTCAGCAGACAGGAGCAAATAGGAGCTAAGCTCTTAATTCTCTGATTGTTTTTCTCCGGCTAGCTACTCTTCTCTAGACAGGAAGAGGCTCTGAAGACACTGAGCCAGGATGGGGGCTTAGGTGGTGGGAGTCCatctatttcttcaaaaatattacCAACCCCCTCCCCCTTGATGGGGCTTCTGAGACTGGCCATAGGATGATAAGGAAATGGACAGTGAGGAGTTGAGATGAGGAAGCTGCCTGCCGGGCCATGGAGGAGGCAGAGTCCAGCTTGTGAGGACCCTGCTGAGCATGTAGGGCTGACAGCTATAATCTGGTCTTGCTGGAAAAGCCAAGGAAGGGTGAAAGCCTGGCTTTGAGAAGTCGGTGGTCAGGGGAGGTTTCAGCCAGCCCTAGGAGCCAGACCCAACTTGACTCAGGGGATTCCAGGGAAGGGCAGCCTAAATAGTGCTAGTGCCTAGGGAAAGAATGTCAGTAAAGCCAGGGCCagcaattttggggggaaaacacAGAGACCACACACTAGTGTGGTACATCTTTAACTCCTCCAATAGCCACtaagagctgggaaaagaaaatATCATGGAGAAGAACTAACTCAGGAGGCTAATGGGAGCTGTCTTATTAATCCTGCCctattctgcaggtcttctaccTGATAAGCAAGACTCCAGGCAAGAGGCAGGATGGCCCGAATACCAGGAAACCCAGAGcccctgacaaaaaaaaaaaatgcccatgCCCAGGCACCATCCCCTAACTTTGCTTGTCAAACACTTCCCCTCATCCCCAACATACCTGGGGCAGCCTGGATCCCATTCTGGGAGGGAGGCCAGAGCCAGGTGTGCGCTAAAAGCTATTATGGCCAAGGCAACAGAGTAGTGGGGAGGAGAGTTGTCGGTGGTCAGAGACTACTGAGTGGCTCATTCCTCATATACTCCCTAACCCAAAGCAAGGTGCTGCCAAGTAAGGTGCCAGATTAGGCTCTGCCCTCCCTGGTACCCagcaaccccctccccacccagtagGCCTAGGCTTTCCAGCTTTATTTTCCCACTGTAATTGTTATTCACACTCactctggggagggggggggggggacacggaCTCCTGCTGGGCCAGGATTTAACCCTGAAAGTCCCAGGCCTAAGGGCTCCCAGGGATTCCAGAGCCCTTCCCAGCTAGCCCCAGTGGCCTTGGGTCAATGGCTGGGGTCACTGAGTATCTACTCTCCCGAGACATACTGCACTAATTGAGACAGAGTGCTCAGAAAACCAGGGCAGCATGGGTGTCCCTCATCCCTGAGAAAGAACGTGGAAAACTGGAAAAGAGAAACAGCATGCCCAGGGTTGCTCTGGCCACAATGCGGGGAACCTGCCACTGCCCAGAGACCAGACCCCAGGCATGCCTCATAGTCACAGAAGGTAAATCCATTTCATTCCTGAAGCATAGACAGGAGAGGTCCTAAAAAATCCCAGGCATCTGCTAGGCTCCTTTAGACTCCTGCTTCTAATCATGGTGACCACTCATCTCTGTTTGCTCAGCATGCTGATTAGCAATGTATTCTTTCATGTTTAAAAGCACCCCAGTTACTTATAACTCACGAGCCCTTTTCTCAAATGCAGGATACCCCTGTGCCAGAGGTGGAGGAGCAGCAACAAGGAGAAACACATCTGTATTTCCTAGGAAAGCCTAGACccagccctctcccacccccagaggGCCTGGAGATGGAGGACAGTGAACAGACCACACAGCGGAGCAGGGGCCAAAGCCCCTAAACAGGCCCCAAGTtaccagaggagtcaggcctgagAATGGCGGGGAGCCAAGGCTGAGGTCACCTAGGCTTGTGGCCTTTAAGGACACGGACAAATACAGAGCAAGGAGGGGGtggatgggaaggagagagagcacaGGGCGGTGCTTTCAAGCCTGGAAAACGAAAGAGCAAAAGAGCTGAGGGGAACTGGTCTGTCCCTGCTTCTGCCCTGCCCTGTAGAGTAGCCCTCTCTTTACATCCAGTCCCTCAGGGACACCCACTGGCCCCCTCCCGCTTCCAATCCCTCCATACTGATGCCCTGATTCTCTGGCTGACTATCCAGGGAAGCCTCTAAATCATTGAGGACGAGTCACATTTCCAAATCAAGCATACGAGCCTCTTGCTAGCCTCCCTTGATTCTGCCAAATCCCGTCATCCACTAAAAACACCCAAGGCCATCAAAGGCACATTGCAAAACAATTCTTAGCTTCCATGTGGTGCCTAAGGCTGCAATGTCACTCATCACCCTGAGAAGAGGCAGGGGTCTCTACTGCCTGTTTCACTGCACTCCAAACTGAGAGCAAGTGTGAGTCATGCTTTGAAGCTGGGGCTACAGCTTCCCCCTTCCCCAGatgggactgggtggagggggctcCTAGCCTGCAGGGGGTGACCCAACTCCTTGGAGAAACAAAATCCTGGAAAGCAGTAGGCTTGGTTCCCATTCCAGCTCTGCCAATCCTTctgctctcctgcccctcccacttATACACCAGCTCAACCAGGAACTTGTCTAACTGCAAGAGACAAGGGTGCCTGGGTTCTCCCAGCAttactctcttcctctctgggaaGCCCTGTCTTCCCAGGCACAGGCAGTCCAGGTCCCCTTGGGGGAAGGTTCCTAGGAGGGATTTCCCAGGGCATATTACCACTCACTTAAGACCATGTCAAGCAAGCTCTCACTGAAGAAAACCAGCCTGACTGTTCCCAGCTCTGAAGAGCAAATAGCCAACTACCATGAAGGATGGCCAGCAAACCACATGTTCAGTCCAAAATCCCAAGTgtactctattttaaaaaaatattttcattgattttttaaaaattattttttattgctgaaaatattacgtatgttctcccttttcccccagtgACCCCCTCCAGCCACCCCCAGTTTTcagcatcctattgtctgtgtccatgggttatgcatatatgcatacaaggtctttggttgattacttcaTTGCttttgtgaaagagagagagagagagagagagagagagagagagagagagagagagaaatattgatgtgagagtgaaacatcaatcagctggcttctacatgtctcctactggggatggagtccacaacacGAGCATTTGCCCTGATCAAGAATGGAAccagaaacctttcagtgcatgagaagatgcccaaccaactgagccaccccagccaggggcaAAATCACAAGTGTACTCTAAAGACAGCCAAAGAGCCATCTCAGCCCCAGGCACATCAGGTCTCGAAATCAAGGGGGAGATCAGGCCTAGCTGGAGTGTCAAATAAGAGTCTGCTGGGGGAAGTCATctccacagaaatagaaaggggAGGACTGGTCTTTTGCCCTCAAGCTGCAGCAGCACTGTGCACCCACTCCACACCAGCCCAGGTGGAGCATATCCAAGGAGTGAGCAAAGGAGAGCCAGAAGCTTGGAGAAGTGTGGCCTGTTGGGCTCGACTGAGGGGAAACCCTGAATAGGCAGTTCCAGAGAGCAGAGGCTGGTCTATGGCAGGAAAAGGTCTGAGCCTCTCCACCAAGGTTCTCCCTTTACTTACCCAGCTCTAGgccacactcccacccccagacTTGGGGCTCTGCCCTACTGCCCTTTCTGAAACCTTTCTTATCCACTGCATTTTACATTTTGCTTATTAGGCCcaggccaagtagctcagttggttagagggttatcctgacatgccaaggttgtgggttcaatccctggtcaggacacatacaagaatcaaccaatgaatgcataagtggaataacaaattgatgtatctttctctccctctttctcattcaatttttaaaaattttactcttAGGgctttttgatttatttttaatgggaGTGGCGTATTCAAGAGGGTCTTAGATAAAGACCCACTTGGTCACCGGAGAAAGGTCCAAGAAGAGCCCTGACTCAAGCCACCTCCCAATTATACCTAAAGCCACACAACTGGTACTAAGTTAAATATTGCCTTCCTCTGCAATCTCTCTTGGaatcacctccctcccctcccgaaGGAATAACACTTTCTCATGAGCACTGAGTTTCTTCAATCTTCTATCAGAGAAGAGCAAGAGCACAAAGGTAGGTTCctgttcattttaatttagtTGATGCTATTTCATGAGGAAACAGAGAGGTGAAACTGCTGAAATTCTTATGATCGTGTAAGTACAGAGATGTGGCTGGTATCCCCAAGAGCTGGTAGAGTAAAAAGAACCAAACCTTTTAGTCAGGCAGACCTGGATTTAAATGCCAGCTCTGGCCCTCAGAGCAACTTTCTTCTCTGAACTCCAGATTCCTCATCTAAAAAGGATACACCAAAATGAACCTTACTTAAGAGTGATGGTAAGGATGATAGAGTCACTGTGCACAAACCTACAAGGGTAGGAACCAACATCCTTCCCCGCTTCCAAACCCACAGACAGAGGTAGGTCTGCCCTGGGCGTCAGTGGTTCCCCACAGTAGGAGTCAAACTTCCTCTGTGGGAAATCTGAAAACCCAGGGTGCACCTCAACTCTGCTCTGCTACTAGTCCACTGAAAACCCAAAAGTGTCAACCTTAGAGATTGATGAAGACACTGCTTCTTTCCCATGCAGGATCCACTGTGGGATGAATTATGGGAGGTTCAATTTATAATACAGTAAGAGCACAGGGGCAAAAACTGTACCCCAAAAGACCCTGAACTACAACTCCACACCGAGAAACAACTACAGTGAAAGAGGAGCTCCTCAGATGCTAAAGGCCCAGGAATGGGATCAGAGGGTTTGCATCCTGCCTGTTCCCGCCATCTGActgccccagggccccagctCCCTTGTGCCCATTCTGCCTTACTCACTACTTCAGGGTCTCAATTCACTATGAAATCAGGTTAGGATCCTACAAACACCTGGGCAGGAAGCAAGGGGCTCCCAACCAAAGAGAACTGGCCTGACGCCCCTGGACTCAGCTTGTGTTATACATGCCCTGAGGTCTGGCAGCCATTTGAAGAGCTGAGCCTGTCCCCCAGAGGCACCAAGCCTATCTACAGCCTGTCAGACCACCTGCTCCTCACACTTCACACTGGGGGATCCCAGGAGCCCAGTGACACAGGAGCAGCCCAGTTGGGAAAATCCATACCCACACCACGTGGGGTCTGGGGTGCAGCTGGCCCTGTCTTTGCCTACTCCTGTCCACTCTGGCCATCCCAGTAGGACAGCCCAGACACACAGGCCCAGAACTGCACCCAAGTATTCAGAACCTCCACTAACTCTGGCTCCAAATGCAAAACCAGACATCCCATCTCTTGTAActgtaaagcaggggtggggaaccttttttctgccaagggccatttggatatttataacatcattcacgggccatacaaattatcaatttaaaaattagcctgctatatttggtcaaacatttttgtttgttttgttaatcctcacccaaagatattcttccattgatttttagggagagtggaagagagaaacatcgattaattgcctccttcatgagccccaaccagggaccaggccagggaggagccggcaaccaagatatgtgcccttgactggaatcaaacccaggaccctttggtctgcaggccgatgttctatgggctggtcaaacatttaattaactcacctccaatgccctggcagggccagaccaaatgatttctcggaccttatacagcccacaggccagatgtttcccacccctgctataAAGGAACAT containing:
- the BAHD1 gene encoding bromo adjacent homology domain-containing 1 protein isoform X1, encoding MTGRPSARPTESAAPPPPPAREGTDGRTTRSRCGRPLTRAASLPGVRRHSPAIGERGTLRDWRYFMTHTRRKSLPMLSSGPIGRREPLQMEGSNMEQGAEGMDPGMPESPGHLTGRRKNYPLRKRPLVPEKPKACKVLLTRLENVADPRSADEADELPPDLPKPPSPDPSSEDTGLTQPRKRRLASLNAEALNNLLLEREDASSLAGSRRSRGGDHHHSRDRDRATGGWSSSKKRPRLEDRGGESRDLSPEPAPDEGARRDGDLAPKRLASLNAAAFLKLSQERELPLRPPRAHTEADRRSTEPPALKALRPKWAKVNGKNYPKAQQGVGSGEAASPPSWQGCPEEPWLSATPHGPSSQLPYQPLSKALESPLGLRPHLPLLMGGQAALKPEPGRPGEESPAPKQELHQPSFPTPQLSLLPMPGNPADYSGLCGRPELTALGSFYLYCSQDGLQCGGYSPCPMLPEGKLSPVAAPTEGPLVAPSSVPAGTPFLHPPWGSHYCSSEDAEVNGYSICEMLPPSLTHIGTTCGGCSYKMPFAAEGCRSLGQLEFPLPEAGHPASPAHPLLGCPVPSVPPAAEPVPHLQTPTSEPQTVARACPQSAKPPSGSKSGLRTGSSCRHTVRSKTARRPSHPKQPRVQRPRPRRHRRRRTNGWVPVGAACEKAVYVLDEPEPAIRKSYQAVERHGETIRVRDTVLLKSGPRKTSTPYVAKISALWENPESGELMMSLLWYYRPEHLQGGRSPSMHEPLQNEVFASRHQDQNSVACIEEKCYVLTFAEYCRFCAMAKRRGEGLPSRKTALVPPSADYSTPPHRTVPEDTDPELVFLCRHVYDFRHGRILKNPQ
- the BAHD1 gene encoding bromo adjacent homology domain-containing 1 protein isoform X3: MTGRPSARPTESAAPPPPPAREGTDGRTTRSRCGRPLTRAASLPGVRRHSPAIGERGTLRDWRYFMTHTRRKSLPMLSSGPIGRREPLQMEGSNMEQGAEGMDPGMPESPGHLTGRRKNYPLRKRPLVPEKPKACKVLLTRLENVADPRSADEADELPPDLPKPPSPDPSSEDTGLTQPRKRRLASLNAEALNNLLLEREDASSLAGSRRSRGGDHHHSRDRDRATGGWSSSKKRPRLEDRGGESRDLSPEPAPDEGARRDGDLAPKRLASLNAAAFLKLSQERELPLRPPRAHTEADRRSTEPPALKALRPKWAKVNGKNYPKAQQGVGSGEAASPPSWQGCPEEPWLSATPHGPSSQLPYQPLSKALESPLGLRPHLPLLMGGQAALKPEPGRPGEESPAPKQELHQPSFPTPQLSLLPMPGNPADYSGLCGRPELTALGSFYLYCSQDGLQCGGYSPCPMLPEGKLSPVAAPTEGPLVAPSSVPAGTPFLHPPWGSHYCSSEDAEVNGYSICEMLPPSLTHIGTTCGGCSYKMPFAAEGCRSLGQLEFPLPEAGHPASPAHPLLGCPVPSVPPAAEPVPHLQTPTSEPQTVARACPQSAKPPSGSKSGLRTGSSCRHTVRSKTARRPSHPKQPRVQRPRPRRHRRRRTNGWVPVGAACEKAVYVLDEPEPAIRKSYQAVERHGETIRVRDTVLLKSGPRKTSTPYVAKISALWENPESGELMMSLLWYYRPEHLQGGRSPSMHENEVFASRHQDQNSVACIEEKCYVLTFAEYCRFCAMAKRRGEGLPSRKTALVPPSADYSTPPHRTVPEDTDPELVFLCRHVYDFRHGRILKNPQ
- the BAHD1 gene encoding bromo adjacent homology domain-containing 1 protein isoform X2, with product MTGRPSARPTESAAPPPPPAREGTDGRTTRSRCGRPLTRAASLPGVRRHSPAIGERGTLRDWRYFMTHTRRKSLPMLSSGPIGRREPLQMEGSNMEQGAEGMDPGMPESPGHLTGRRKNYPLRKRPLVPEKPKACKVLLTRLENVADPRSADEADELPPDLPKPPSPDPSSEDTGLTQPRKRRLASLNAEALNNLLLEREDASSLAGSRRSRGGDHHHSRDRDRATGGWSSSKKRPRLEDRGGESRDLSPEPAPDEGARRDGDLAPKRLASLNAAAFLKLSQERELPLRPPRAHTEADRRSTEPPALKALRPKWAKVNGKNYPKAQQGVGSGEAASPPSWQGCPEEPWLSATPHGPSSQLPYQPLSKALESPLGLRPHLPLLMGGQAALKPEPGRPGEESPAPKQELHQPSFPTPQLSLLPMPGNPADYSGLCGRPELTALGSFYLYCSQDGLQCGGYSPCPMLPEGKLSPVAAPTEGPLVAPSSVPAGTPFLHPPWGSHYCSSEDAEVNGYSICEMLPPSLTHIGTTCGGCSYKMPFAAGCRSLGQLEFPLPEAGHPASPAHPLLGCPVPSVPPAAEPVPHLQTPTSEPQTVARACPQSAKPPSGSKSGLRTGSSCRHTVRSKTARRPSHPKQPRVQRPRPRRHRRRRTNGWVPVGAACEKAVYVLDEPEPAIRKSYQAVERHGETIRVRDTVLLKSGPRKTSTPYVAKISALWENPESGELMMSLLWYYRPEHLQGGRSPSMHEPLQNEVFASRHQDQNSVACIEEKCYVLTFAEYCRFCAMAKRRGEGLPSRKTALVPPSADYSTPPHRTVPEDTDPELVFLCRHVYDFRHGRILKNPQ
- the BAHD1 gene encoding bromo adjacent homology domain-containing 1 protein isoform X4 — encoded protein: MTHTRRKSLPMLSSGPIGRREPLQMEGSNMEQGAEGMDPGMPESPGHLTGRRKNYPLRKRPLVPEKPKACKVLLTRLENVADPRSADEADELPPDLPKPPSPDPSSEDTGLTQPRKRRLASLNAEALNNLLLEREDASSLAGSRRSRGGDHHHSRDRDRATGGWSSSKKRPRLEDRGGESRDLSPEPAPDEGARRDGDLAPKRLASLNAAAFLKLSQERELPLRPPRAHTEADRRSTEPPALKALRPKWAKVNGKNYPKAQQGVGSGEAASPPSWQGCPEEPWLSATPHGPSSQLPYQPLSKALESPLGLRPHLPLLMGGQAALKPEPGRPGEESPAPKQELHQPSFPTPQLSLLPMPGNPADYSGLCGRPELTALGSFYLYCSQDGLQCGGYSPCPMLPEGKLSPVAAPTEGPLVAPSSVPAGTPFLHPPWGSHYCSSEDAEVNGYSICEMLPPSLTHIGTTCGGCSYKMPFAAEGCRSLGQLEFPLPEAGHPASPAHPLLGCPVPSVPPAAEPVPHLQTPTSEPQTVARACPQSAKPPSGSKSGLRTGSSCRHTVRSKTARRPSHPKQPRVQRPRPRRHRRRRTNGWVPVGAACEKAVYVLDEPEPAIRKSYQAVERHGETIRVRDTVLLKSGPRKTSTPYVAKISALWENPESGELMMSLLWYYRPEHLQGGRSPSMHEPLQNEVFASRHQDQNSVACIEEKCYVLTFAEYCRFCAMAKRRGEGLPSRKTALVPPSADYSTPPHRTVPEDTDPELVFLCRHVYDFRHGRILKNPQ